The window CGCGAGCATCTGCCCGATATTGCCGCCATATACCTCCTGAAGCGGCCTGCCGCTCTCTTCTTTGTAGGCCGCCGCCAGCTCCTGCACCATCTTCATATAACCGGCCCCGGTGGTGACGGCAGGCGTCCCCGCGCCTGCCTCGGCGCAGAAAGCCAGCAGTACCAGCAGCGCGGCAAATAATTTTTTCATTGATTATCCATCCCTTCGTATTTTTGATCCTGATGGGAGACGGTGCGCCTCCACTTCTTTAACAGCTTCGAGGGGGAGCCGCAGCCCATGACCCGCCCCTCTTCGATGAGGATTACCCTCTGCGCGAGACGCGTTACCTCCTCTCTGCTGTGAGTTATATAAATTATCGGAATACCGAACAGCGGCGGTATCCGTTCGATATACCCCATGAGATTCTCCCTGAGCGCGTCGTCAAGCGAGGAGAGAGGCTCGTCCATGATGATAAAATTCTCCGCGGCGAGTATCGCGCGGGCGAGCGCCGCGCGCTGGCTCTCCCCGCCGGAGAGAGAGGCGGGGCTTCGCCGGAGCAGGTGGTCGATGCCGAAGACCTTTGCGATCTCGGCGACGTCGCCGCAGGGAGGCCTGCCTCCGGCGAAGCAGCCAAAGGAGAGGTTTTTGAAGACGTTCATGTGCGGAAAGAGCCGGTGCTCCTGAAACAGAAATCCGACGCCGCGTCTCTCGGGAGGGAGATTAACGCCCGCGTCGCCGTCAAAAAAGACCTTTTCATTAAAAGATATCCTCCCGCCGTCCGGTGTACAGAGTCCGGCGAGTATCTTCGCGAACGTACTCTTGCCGGCTCCCGAAGGTCCGAATACCGCAGTAATGCCCGGGACGTCAATATCAAGTACGATCTCAAGCGAAAACCTGTCCAGCCTTTTTGTGATATCGATATGAAGCATTACGAAGCTCCTTATAATGCAACGTGATTGCGTTGCATTATAGCAAAAATACGACGCAGGCACAATCCGGCCGCGGCGGTGTGCCTTTTTATGTTTATATAGGCGTTTCATAACGTGCCTTTGAAATACAGTTTTGTTATTCCACAGAATAGAAAAATAATCTGCTAAATGGTATCTTGACAATTCCGTAATATAGCGATAATGTATATATGTTTCCTTAGAACAGTTGTGGTTTCCACATAATGAAAAGTATAAGATAAAACAGGAGGGCTTTTTTATGAAGCAGGTAAGAAGATTACAGCCTAGGCATCCGATTCAGGCGAGAAACGGTCTCCTCGGCGGGGAGAAACCGATGGTCTGTATCCCCCTCGTAGGGAAGGATCATGACGGAATAGTCTCCGAGGCGAAGAATGTCCCCTCGATCGCTCCGGATATCATCGAGCTTAGAATTGACGCCTGGGATTTTATTGAAGATCAGGCGGCCTCGCTGGCGATGATAAAAGAGGTGCGCGCCATCGTCGGCGAAACTCCCATCATCCTTACCTGCCGCGGCGACTGGGAGGGCGGCTTCAAGAAGGTCAGCGACGAGGCCAAGTTCGGCGTCTACGAGGCCGCGGTGAAAGAGGCCCTTGTCGATTTCATCGACGTGGAGCTGATATACGGCGAAGACAAGATCAAAAAGGTCCTTGAGCTTCTGGACGGCACGAAGACCTCGCTGATCGTATCATTCCACGACTTTAAGAAGACCCCGAGCCGCGACGAGCTGGTTTCGATTCTCAAGCAGCAGATCGCCGCCGGCGCTCATGTGGCGAAGCTCGCGGCGATGCCGCAGAAGGAGGAGGACGTTCTCAACGTGCTCTCCGCCACCCTCGAGGTGCGCCGCCAGTTCCCCTGTATTCCCATCATCACTATGTCGATGGACCCCACGGGCGCAGTCACGCGCCTCGTCGGCGGACTCTTCGGCTCGGACCTCACCTTCGCGGTCGGTTCGCAGTCATCGGCCCCGGGACAGATTCCCGTTGCGGAGCTTCGTCAGTGCTTTAACGTAATCCATCCCACACATACGGAGGCATAATATAATGGCAAAAGATCTCGTATCCTTCCAGCTGGTCAAGTTTCTCGAATCACGCGGCGTGGAAAATATCTTCGGTCTCTGCGGCCACACGGTGATCGGTTTCCTTGACGCCCTCAAGGACAGCAATATCCGCTACATCTCGGTGCGCCATGAGCAGATCGCGGCGCACGCCGCCGACGGCTATGCCCGCGGCAAGGACTGCCGGGTTCCCGGCGTCCTCATGACGCATCTCGGCCCCGGACTTACGAACGCCACCACCGGTGTCGCTGAGGCTGGCCTCAACTCGATTCCGATGGTCGTCATCGCTGGCGACGTGCCCTCCTGCTACTTCGGCCGCCATCCCCATCAGGAGGTCAATATGCACGCCGACGCAAGCCAGTATGAGATATACCGTCCCTTTGTGAAGCGCGCCTGGCGCGTCAACCGCCCGGAGCTTCTTCCCGAGGTGATGGACAAGGCCTTCCGCCTCGCCGTCACCGGACGTCCCGGCCCGGTCCTCGTCTCGATTCCGATGGACATCTTCTCGATGGAGCTTGACACACGCTTCTTCGAACAGCGCATGAACAACTTCCCCGAGCTCCCGAAGCCCGGCCTCTCGGAGGCCGCCGCGGAGGAGATCGCGACGATGCTCGCGGAGGCCAAGACCCCGATCCTCTATCCCGGAGGCGGCGTTATCTCCTCCGGAGCCGCAAAGGCGCTCACCGAGCTTGCCGAGCATCTTGAGATCCCCGTGCTCTATACGCTTATGGGCAAGGGCTCGATCCCCGATGACAGCCCCCTCGCCGTCGGTATGACCGGCTTCTGGGGTACGGAGTTCAACAACACGACGGCGATGAAGGCCGACGTTATGATGGCGGTCGGCACGCGTCTCTCGGAGGCGGACTGCAGCTCATGGTATATGGGCGAGACCTTTGACGTGCCCCCGACGAAGCTGATCCACATAGACATCAACCAGGAGGAGATCGGGCGCAACTTCCCGACCGCCATCGGTGCGATCTGCGACGCGAAGGAGGCCCTTGAGGCGATCCTCGCGGCGGCTAAGAGGAAGTACCCCAACGGCGTGAAACGTCCCGAGATCGTCAAGGCGATCGCCGAGGCAAAGGCAGCCTATAAGGCGACGCTCGTCGAGGCCCAGAATTCCACGCAGTACCCGATGCGCCCCGAGCGTATCCTTAAAGACCTGCGCGAGGCGCTGCCGCGCGACGGCTATGTGGTGGCGGACGTAGGCTGGAACAAGAACGGCGTCGGGCAGCAGTTCGACATCTACGAGCCCGGCACCTTCGTCGCCCCCGGCGGCCTCTGCACGATGGGTTACGGCCCCTCGGCGGCTATCGGCGTGAAGGTGGCGAACCCCGACAAGAAGGTCGTCGCCCTCATCGGCGACGGCGGTATGGGCACCAACGTCTCGCCCTTCGCGACCGGCGCGATGGACGGCGTGGCGGTCGTCTGGGTCGTCATGAACAACTGCGCCTTCGGAACGATCGCGGGCCTTGAGCGCCAGCACTACGACCACCAGTTCGGCACGCTCTTTATGAGGGACGGGGAGCCTTACAGCCCCGACTTCGCGGCGATCGCCGAAGCCTACGGA is drawn from Cloacibacillus porcorum and contains these coding sequences:
- a CDS encoding ATP-binding cassette domain-containing protein, translated to MLHIDITKRLDRFSLEIVLDIDVPGITAVFGPSGAGKSTFAKILAGLCTPDGGRISFNEKVFFDGDAGVNLPPERRGVGFLFQEHRLFPHMNVFKNLSFGCFAGGRPPCGDVAEIAKVFGIDHLLRRSPASLSGGESQRAALARAILAAENFIIMDEPLSSLDDALRENLMGYIERIPPLFGIPIIYITHSREEVTRLAQRVILIEEGRVMGCGSPSKLLKKWRRTVSHQDQKYEGMDNQ
- the aroD gene encoding type I 3-dehydroquinate dehydratase, which produces MKQVRRLQPRHPIQARNGLLGGEKPMVCIPLVGKDHDGIVSEAKNVPSIAPDIIELRIDAWDFIEDQAASLAMIKEVRAIVGETPIILTCRGDWEGGFKKVSDEAKFGVYEAAVKEALVDFIDVELIYGEDKIKKVLELLDGTKTSLIVSFHDFKKTPSRDELVSILKQQIAAGAHVAKLAAMPQKEEDVLNVLSATLEVRRQFPCIPIITMSMDPTGAVTRLVGGLFGSDLTFAVGSQSSAPGQIPVAELRQCFNVIHPTHTEA
- a CDS encoding thiamine pyrophosphate-binding protein, translated to MAKDLVSFQLVKFLESRGVENIFGLCGHTVIGFLDALKDSNIRYISVRHEQIAAHAADGYARGKDCRVPGVLMTHLGPGLTNATTGVAEAGLNSIPMVVIAGDVPSCYFGRHPHQEVNMHADASQYEIYRPFVKRAWRVNRPELLPEVMDKAFRLAVTGRPGPVLVSIPMDIFSMELDTRFFEQRMNNFPELPKPGLSEAAAEEIATMLAEAKTPILYPGGGVISSGAAKALTELAEHLEIPVLYTLMGKGSIPDDSPLAVGMTGFWGTEFNNTTAMKADVMMAVGTRLSEADCSSWYMGETFDVPPTKLIHIDINQEEIGRNFPTAIGAICDAKEALEAILAAAKRKYPNGVKRPEIVKAIAEAKAAYKATLVEAQNSTQYPMRPERILKDLREALPRDGYVVADVGWNKNGVGQQFDIYEPGTFVAPGGLCTMGYGPSAAIGVKVANPDKKVVALIGDGGMGTNVSPFATGAMDGVAVVWVVMNNCAFGTIAGLERQHYDHQFGTLFMRDGEPYSPDFAAIAEAYGIKGYKVTKAEEFKPMLEEALASNKPCVIDVRMENAPVVTWGCWNINDIYRKRGEEKPWRQWQWEDTTPWYMAELREQKTKKK